A genome region from Acidobacteriota bacterium includes the following:
- a CDS encoding DUF4432 family protein, with protein sequence MRACRIAESSVGGIKSLVLENGHLEVVVLAGKGTDIFSFRHRASGTDFLWKAPWGVRDPATTIQDTANPASSFLDYYFGGWQELFPNAGAACTYRGAELGVHGEACKVPWTWRIVEETSRRISVQFRTRMVRTPFLLEKRLTLEAGRATLLIEETVTNEGADAADFIWGHHPALGAPFLSEHCRLFTPARMVETDDSNLFLAPGRRFESYPMVETVDGEPFDVSRIPPPAARVTMQSFLREFPEGWYALVNQESGLGFAMSWDREVFPCLWLWEELCGSADYPWWGRCYVAGIEPNTTPAGGGLAEAVQNGTQHRLPPGKSLHSVLCATAFEVQGEPRRVDPEGRIEY encoded by the coding sequence ATGAGAGCGTGCCGGATCGCCGAGTCCAGCGTCGGCGGGATCAAGAGCCTGGTCCTGGAGAACGGGCACCTGGAGGTGGTCGTCCTGGCGGGGAAGGGGACGGACATCTTCTCCTTTCGCCACCGGGCCAGCGGTACGGACTTTCTTTGGAAGGCTCCTTGGGGGGTGCGAGATCCCGCCACCACCATTCAGGACACGGCCAACCCGGCTTCTTCCTTCCTCGACTACTACTTCGGAGGCTGGCAGGAGCTCTTTCCCAACGCCGGGGCCGCCTGCACCTATCGGGGTGCCGAGCTGGGAGTTCACGGCGAGGCTTGCAAGGTGCCCTGGACCTGGCGGATCGTGGAGGAAACCTCTCGCAGGATCTCGGTCCAATTCCGGACCCGCATGGTGCGGACTCCCTTCTTGCTGGAAAAGCGGCTGACCCTGGAGGCCGGCCGGGCCACGCTCCTGATCGAGGAGACGGTGACGAACGAGGGTGCGGACGCCGCCGATTTCATCTGGGGCCACCATCCGGCCCTGGGGGCTCCCTTCTTGAGCGAACATTGCCGCCTTTTTACGCCGGCGCGGATGGTGGAGACGGATGACTCCAACCTCTTCCTGGCCCCCGGGCGGCGTTTCGAGTCTTATCCCATGGTCGAGACAGTGGACGGGGAGCCGTTTGACGTCTCCCGGATCCCGCCCCCGGCGGCGCGGGTCACCATGCAGAGCTTCCTGCGGGAGTTCCCGGAGGGTTGGTACGCCCTGGTCAACCAGGAGAGCGGACTTGGGTTCGCCATGTCCTGGGACCGGGAGGTGTTCCCCTGCCTCTGGCTCTGGGAGGAGCTGTGCGGTTCCGCGGACTATCCATGGTGGGGACGATGTTACGTGGCCGGGATCGAGCCCAACACCACGCCGGCGGGCGGAGGTCTGGCCGAGGCGGTGCAAAACGGGACCCAACACCGGTTGCCGCCGGGAAAATCGCTCCACTCCGTTCTGTGCGCCACGGCGTTCGAGGTCCAGGGAGAACCGCGGCGCGTCGACCCCGAGGGCCGGATCGAGTATTGA
- a CDS encoding M14 family zinc carboxypeptidase: protein MNAATRFQRRPLAGDQATGAGGSRGRRIFLKAAGLGIFGVAARRLRAQVRGHEGPAWFPLEDLYRRIRRLGREHGDFLRLEDLGKSVQGRPLVAVRLSDWSISGEHKEHVLLTTLHSGGERIGPSAMLELVEWLLSGHPLARRILARQEVVCVPIVNPDGYVSGSFHNANDLDPYNNWTLDGPVQPEKHPEAVAVRRLMDELQPEVHADMHGSFLEFYGSIHADTAAAYSNVSLRPYHHEIMRLMNEAALEEGYPADWLEEDSERMFWGPDLDGMREKTWKGRPRVYAATYCYNRYHSLVTANENAWERSALLRYRRLLQVGNEVWPGEYYPGYPTRVMMGNDLHRLTAYGTTAGDRRRSRVELWNKLRQLSFGFDWPEVEGMALCVCATSREAARKWLGDNTLLDMLSRIEGHPGMNLEPIRSLVHRHPLDDGKRPARFLVEGGGAKFYRQDSGPDRLETGESGPVRHGICVRLRIPYQNARILDLRLNGHVVDPSETDGFVTWVARGFTHVQVAIPPRTTRAGEIFLVTCEYDPRERRRQGKVHFTN, encoded by the coding sequence ATGAATGCAGCGACGCGATTCCAACGCCGCCCTCTGGCCGGGGACCAGGCGACCGGCGCCGGAGGTTCCAGGGGGAGGAGGATCTTCCTGAAGGCCGCCGGACTCGGGATCTTCGGCGTTGCCGCCCGACGCCTGCGGGCTCAGGTTCGAGGCCACGAAGGACCGGCCTGGTTTCCGTTGGAGGATCTCTACCGCCGGATCCGGCGGTTGGGCCGCGAGCACGGAGACTTTCTGAGGCTGGAGGATCTGGGGAAGAGCGTCCAGGGCCGTCCCCTGGTGGCGGTCCGTCTGAGCGACTGGTCCATCTCCGGCGAGCACAAGGAGCACGTCCTCCTCACAACGCTCCATTCCGGAGGCGAGCGGATCGGCCCCAGCGCCATGTTGGAACTGGTGGAGTGGCTGCTCTCCGGCCATCCCCTGGCCCGGCGGATCCTGGCCCGCCAGGAGGTGGTATGCGTCCCCATCGTCAATCCGGACGGATACGTGAGCGGCAGCTTCCACAATGCCAACGATCTGGACCCGTACAACAACTGGACCCTGGACGGCCCGGTGCAGCCCGAGAAGCATCCGGAGGCTGTAGCCGTCCGGCGTCTCATGGATGAACTGCAGCCTGAAGTGCATGCGGACATGCACGGCTCCTTCCTCGAGTTCTACGGCTCCATCCACGCGGATACGGCGGCCGCCTACTCCAACGTCTCACTGCGTCCGTATCATCACGAAATCATGCGGCTCATGAACGAGGCGGCGTTGGAGGAGGGCTACCCGGCCGACTGGCTGGAGGAGGACTCGGAGCGCATGTTCTGGGGTCCCGATCTGGACGGGATGCGGGAGAAGACCTGGAAGGGCCGGCCCCGGGTCTATGCCGCCACCTATTGCTACAACCGGTACCACTCCCTGGTGACGGCCAACGAGAATGCGTGGGAACGAAGCGCCCTGCTCCGCTATCGCCGGCTGCTCCAAGTGGGGAACGAAGTCTGGCCTGGGGAGTACTATCCCGGTTATCCGACCCGGGTGATGATGGGCAACGACCTGCATCGCCTGACCGCCTACGGAACCACGGCGGGCGACCGCCGGAGGAGCCGGGTGGAGCTGTGGAACAAGCTGCGTCAGCTCAGCTTCGGGTTCGACTGGCCGGAGGTCGAGGGCATGGCGCTTTGCGTCTGCGCCACCTCCCGGGAAGCGGCCCGCAAATGGTTGGGAGACAACACGCTCCTGGACATGCTCTCCCGTATCGAGGGTCATCCCGGGATGAACCTGGAGCCCATCCGTAGCTTGGTCCATCGTCATCCCCTGGACGACGGCAAGCGCCCGGCGCGTTTTCTGGTGGAGGGGGGAGGCGCCAAGTTCTACCGGCAGGACTCGGGACCCGACCGCCTGGAGACCGGGGAGAGCGGCCCCGTTCGCCACGGAATCTGCGTGCGGCTGCGAATCCCCTACCAGAACGCCCGGATTCTCGACCTCAGGCTCAACGGGCATGTCGTGGACCCATCCGAAACGGATGGGTTCGTCACCTGGGTGGCCCGGGGGTTCACCCATGTCCAGGTCGCGATTCCTCCCCGCACGACACGAGCCGGGGAGATCTTCCTGGTGACCTGTGAATACGACCCCCGGGAGAGGCGCCGGCAGGGGAAGGTCCACTTCACGAACTGA
- a CDS encoding Na+/H+ antiporter NhaA, whose protein sequence is MAASESKNGVIAFLFENSLFLIAGAFGALVWANLDHDSYHHLVHLKLFEDTLFGTLKPDGTRVFDLHYLVNDVLMAFFFAIAGKEVWEATLPGGPLSSPRRAAVPLVAAVGGMVAPAVLYLLGAALVGRFDELANGWAIPCATDIAFSYMVARIVFGAGHPAIPFLLLLAIADDAMGLLILAAFYPQGEVQMLWMFLAVAGVGVAFLFQRLRLRSFWWYLAIPGSLSWIGFAMAGLHPALGLLPVIPAMPHHHSDRGLFDWKELEATDTLNQFEHWWQKPVELILMLFGLFNAGVLLSAVDSPTFLVLIGLLAGKPIGIWGGAMLVARGFRLGLPEGIGSRDLVVVGFAAAIGFTVALFVTTVAFPPGQIQDAAKMGALGSFVAALLTYVVARATGIKPNPVK, encoded by the coding sequence GTGGCTGCAAGCGAGTCCAAGAACGGCGTCATCGCCTTCCTCTTCGAAAACTCCCTCTTTCTGATCGCCGGAGCGTTCGGCGCGCTGGTGTGGGCCAATCTGGACCACGACTCCTACCACCACCTGGTCCACCTGAAGCTGTTCGAGGACACGTTGTTCGGGACGCTGAAACCCGACGGCACGCGTGTCTTCGACCTCCACTACCTGGTCAACGATGTGCTGATGGCGTTCTTCTTCGCCATTGCCGGCAAGGAGGTCTGGGAAGCCACCCTTCCCGGCGGTCCTCTCAGCAGTCCCAGGCGGGCCGCCGTGCCCCTCGTCGCAGCGGTGGGGGGAATGGTGGCGCCGGCCGTCCTCTACCTGTTGGGCGCGGCTCTGGTCGGTCGCTTCGATGAACTGGCCAACGGCTGGGCCATTCCGTGCGCCACCGACATCGCCTTCAGCTACATGGTGGCCAGGATCGTCTTCGGCGCCGGCCATCCCGCGATTCCGTTCCTGTTGCTCCTGGCGATCGCCGATGACGCCATGGGCCTGCTGATTCTCGCGGCCTTCTACCCGCAGGGGGAAGTGCAGATGCTGTGGATGTTCCTGGCTGTCGCGGGTGTGGGAGTCGCCTTCCTGTTTCAGCGCCTGCGCCTCCGCAGCTTCTGGTGGTACCTGGCCATTCCCGGCTCGCTGTCGTGGATCGGGTTCGCCATGGCCGGACTGCATCCGGCTCTGGGCCTGCTGCCCGTCATTCCCGCCATGCCTCACCACCACTCCGACCGGGGCCTCTTCGATTGGAAGGAACTGGAGGCGACGGACACGCTGAACCAATTCGAGCACTGGTGGCAGAAGCCGGTGGAGTTGATCCTGATGCTCTTCGGCCTCTTCAACGCCGGCGTGCTGTTGAGCGCCGTGGATTCCCCCACCTTCCTGGTCCTGATCGGGCTCCTGGCGGGCAAGCCCATCGGCATCTGGGGCGGAGCCATGCTGGTGGCCAGAGGGTTCCGGTTGGGACTCCCCGAGGGGATCGGCTCCCGGGATCTGGTGGTTGTGGGGTTCGCCGCCGCCATCGGGTTCACCGTGGCGCTCTTCGTGACCACGGTGGCATTCCCGCCGGGACAGATCCAGGACGCCGCCAAGATGGGCGCGCTGGGTTCCTTCGTCGCGGCCCTGCTCACATACGTCGTGGCCCGGGCCACGGGCATCAAGCCGAATCCGGTGAAATAG
- a CDS encoding DUF1501 domain-containing protein: protein MRNVDPENRLPLEITRRQFFGRTSTGIGTAALASILNPHLFSGRTGNGIPHGIRPDLPHFAPKAKRVIFLFQSGAPAQMDLLDYKPQLEKHRGTDLPDSVRRGQRITGMTSRQKTLPVAPSLFKFSRHGESGAWVSELLPRTAQIVDDIAIVKTLHTEAINHDPGITFFQTGSQQPGRPSLGAWLSYGLGSESLDLPSFVVMVSIGRIKTNPQPIFSRLWGSGFLPSDHQGVKFRGVGDPVLYLSNPPGVDHRSRRRMLDGIGQINRLRAEAFGDPEITTRISQYEMAYKMQLSVPELTDVSNEPDHIFELYGPDSRKPGTYAANCLMARRLSEAGVRFVQLYHRGWDQHDDLPAQIRGQCEDTDQASAALVTDLKQRGLLDETLVIWGGEFGRTVYCQGKLTDDNYGRDHHPRCFTMWMAGGGIRPGISYGETDDFSYNVVKDPVHVHDFQATVLHCLGIDHTQLTFKFQGRHYRLTDIHGEVVKPLLA from the coding sequence GTGAGAAACGTGGACCCGGAAAATCGATTGCCGCTGGAGATCACGCGGCGCCAGTTCTTTGGCCGGACCAGCACCGGCATCGGCACGGCCGCGCTGGCCTCGATCCTGAATCCCCACCTGTTCTCAGGCCGGACCGGCAATGGGATTCCTCACGGCATCCGGCCCGACCTGCCCCACTTCGCTCCCAAGGCCAAGCGGGTCATCTTCCTCTTCCAGTCGGGCGCGCCGGCCCAGATGGACCTGCTCGACTACAAGCCCCAACTGGAGAAGCATCGGGGGACGGACCTGCCCGACTCGGTGCGCCGGGGACAACGGATCACCGGCATGACCTCGCGGCAGAAGACCCTTCCCGTGGCTCCCTCCCTCTTCAAGTTCTCCCGGCACGGCGAGTCGGGAGCCTGGGTGAGCGAACTCCTGCCGCGGACCGCGCAGATCGTGGACGACATCGCCATCGTCAAGACGCTTCACACCGAAGCCATCAATCACGACCCGGGCATCACCTTCTTCCAGACCGGAAGCCAGCAGCCGGGCCGCCCCAGCCTGGGCGCCTGGCTCAGCTACGGGCTCGGCAGCGAGAGCCTGGATCTTCCCAGCTTCGTGGTGATGGTCTCCATCGGCCGGATCAAGACCAATCCCCAGCCCATCTTCTCCCGCCTCTGGGGCTCCGGTTTCCTTCCCTCCGACCATCAGGGAGTCAAGTTCAGGGGCGTCGGGGACCCGGTCCTTTACCTGTCCAACCCGCCCGGCGTGGACCACCGCAGCCGGAGACGGATGCTGGACGGGATCGGTCAGATCAACCGGCTGCGGGCCGAGGCCTTCGGCGACCCGGAGATCACGACCCGGATCAGCCAGTACGAGATGGCCTACAAGATGCAGCTCTCGGTCCCCGAGCTGACCGACGTCTCCAACGAGCCGGACCATATCTTCGAGCTCTACGGCCCCGACTCGAGAAAGCCCGGAACCTACGCCGCCAACTGCCTCATGGCCCGCCGCCTCAGCGAAGCGGGCGTCCGCTTCGTCCAGCTCTACCACCGTGGTTGGGACCAGCACGACGACCTCCCCGCCCAGATCCGGGGGCAGTGCGAAGATACGGACCAGGCTTCGGCGGCGCTGGTCACCGACCTGAAGCAGAGGGGATTGCTGGACGAGACGCTGGTCATCTGGGGAGGCGAGTTCGGGCGAACCGTCTATTGCCAGGGGAAGCTCACCGACGACAACTACGGGCGCGACCACCACCCCCGCTGTTTCACCATGTGGATGGCGGGAGGCGGCATCCGTCCCGGAATCAGCTACGGAGAGACGGACGACTTCAGCTACAACGTGGTGAAGGATCCGGTCCACGTCCACGATTTCCAGGCCACCGTCCTGCACTGCCTGGGAATCGACCACACCCAGCTCACCTTCAAGTTCCAGGGACGCCACTACCGGCTCACCGACATCCACGGGGAAGTGGTGAAGCCCCTGCTGGCGTAG
- a CDS encoding DUF1553 domain-containing protein has product MSQSDVTAGIAKRTARTVVLAGVLVSGAIAPPVHAEPAATAVDYNRQIRPILSDHCFACHGPDEKVRQADLRLDSKEALFQDRDGYRIVTPGDADSSRLYQRISADHEAARMPPPEFDRKLDRNQVDLIRRWISEGAEARDHWAFVKPRRTSLPQVKRVSWVRNPVDRFILARLESEGLEPSPEADRVTLIRRVTLDLTGLPPTPAEVDAFLADRSSGAYEKVVERLLASRHYGERMALEWLDASRYADTHGYHIDSHRDMWLWRDWVIDSFNRNQPFDEFTIEQLAGDLLPKATSQQKLATGFNRNHMINFEGGAIPEEYRLEYVVDRVNTTSTVWMGLTMGCARCHDHKYDPIRQREFYRFSAFFNTIPEKGLDGRKGNAAPVMEMPYPDQASRLQELRERLEAIENQMPESRLKSLVREWEAPTSAKLPESPRQGLLAHYELDHHTSDTSGHYRHGKPRGEELVPAEGKVGGALKFTIRSHVDLGDLGGFERTDAFSLLAWVRLRNEGDQAVVARMDDLDGLRGYDLFVGDFKEHEGPKYSGPLLMAHLVHAWPDNAIKVRSLTPVSLNEWHHLAFTYDGSGRASGVALYLDGKLQEVEVLNDTLTGSIRSERPLLLGRRHAKGMFDGRMDEVRIYDRTLSANEVEQLAVYHPIRAILREPEEDRTEQKQEDLLRFYLDRDAPALYRQLHREQEELRRNEQKLQAAVPTIMVMEEMEEPRDTMVLDRGDYRNSGEKVEPGVPAALSPFPQDAPPNRLGLARWLVGPDHPLTARVTVNRFWQMYYGNGFVKSAENFGSQGDQPSHPELLDWLSTEFVGSGWDVKGLQRLLVTSATYRQSSRVTAELLERDPENRLLARASRFRLPAELVRDNALRVSGLLVNTIGGPSVYPYQPPGLWKEMAYGEKYTAQEYVQGEGPDLYRRGLYTFWKRTIPPPTLMAFDAPDRETCTMRRPRTNTPLQALILLNDPTYVEAARSLAQRTLKGTASDTEDRIRLAFRLATGRAPDPREAPILDRILQQQRSYYRSDPEAARRLIEVGESPFDPSLDPVELAAWTTVTGSILNLDETITRE; this is encoded by the coding sequence ATGAGTCAATCAGACGTGACGGCCGGCATCGCAAAACGGACGGCGAGAACTGTGGTTCTGGCAGGCGTGCTCGTCTCCGGTGCGATTGCGCCACCGGTCCACGCCGAGCCGGCGGCCACTGCCGTCGACTACAACCGCCAGATTCGCCCCATCCTCTCCGACCACTGTTTCGCCTGCCACGGCCCGGACGAAAAGGTGAGGCAGGCGGACCTGCGCCTCGATTCGAAGGAAGCGCTGTTCCAGGACCGGGACGGGTACAGGATCGTCACTCCGGGAGACGCCGATTCGAGCCGCCTGTACCAGAGGATTTCGGCGGACCACGAGGCGGCGCGGATGCCGCCGCCCGAATTCGACCGGAAGCTGGACCGGAACCAGGTCGACCTCATTCGGCGCTGGATCAGCGAAGGCGCCGAGGCCAGGGATCACTGGGCCTTCGTCAAGCCGCGCCGGACCTCCCTCCCGCAGGTGAAACGCGTCTCCTGGGTCCGCAATCCTGTCGACCGGTTCATCCTGGCCCGTCTCGAAAGCGAGGGGCTCGAACCGTCACCCGAAGCGGATCGCGTCACCTTGATCCGCCGGGTGACGCTGGACCTGACCGGACTGCCGCCCACACCGGCGGAGGTGGACGCCTTCCTGGCGGACCGGAGCTCCGGAGCCTACGAGAAGGTGGTGGAACGACTCCTCGCCTCCCGGCACTACGGTGAGCGGATGGCCCTGGAGTGGCTCGACGCCAGCCGCTATGCCGACACTCACGGCTACCACATCGACAGCCACCGGGACATGTGGCTCTGGCGGGACTGGGTCATCGATTCCTTCAACCGGAACCAGCCCTTCGACGAATTCACCATCGAACAACTGGCCGGCGACCTGCTCCCCAAGGCCACGTCCCAACAGAAGCTGGCCACCGGATTCAACCGCAACCACATGATCAACTTCGAGGGAGGCGCCATTCCCGAGGAGTACCGGCTGGAGTACGTGGTCGACCGGGTCAACACGACGTCGACGGTCTGGATGGGCCTGACCATGGGGTGCGCCCGCTGCCACGACCACAAGTACGACCCCATTCGGCAGCGGGAGTTCTACCGCTTTTCGGCCTTCTTCAACACCATCCCCGAAAAGGGCCTGGACGGACGGAAAGGCAACGCGGCGCCGGTCATGGAAATGCCCTATCCCGACCAGGCAAGCCGTCTGCAGGAGTTGCGGGAGAGGCTGGAGGCCATCGAGAACCAGATGCCGGAGAGCCGCTTGAAGTCCCTGGTCCGGGAGTGGGAGGCTCCCACCTCGGCCAAGCTTCCCGAGAGTCCCCGCCAGGGCCTCCTGGCCCATTACGAATTGGATCACCACACCTCGGACACCAGCGGCCATTACCGTCACGGAAAACCCAGAGGCGAGGAACTGGTCCCGGCCGAGGGCAAGGTCGGCGGCGCCCTCAAATTCACCATTCGCAGCCATGTGGACCTGGGCGACCTGGGCGGGTTCGAGCGGACCGACGCCTTCTCTCTGTTGGCCTGGGTCCGGCTCAGGAACGAGGGGGACCAGGCCGTCGTCGCCCGGATGGATGATCTGGACGGTCTCCGCGGCTACGACCTCTTCGTCGGAGACTTCAAGGAGCACGAGGGCCCCAAATACAGCGGGCCCCTCCTCATGGCGCACCTGGTTCATGCCTGGCCGGACAACGCCATCAAGGTCCGCTCGCTCACCCCGGTGTCCTTGAACGAATGGCATCATCTGGCTTTCACCTACGACGGCTCCGGAAGAGCCTCCGGCGTGGCCCTCTACCTGGACGGCAAGCTTCAGGAAGTGGAGGTCCTGAACGACACCCTGACCGGATCCATCCGGTCCGAGCGCCCACTGTTGCTGGGCCGGCGCCACGCCAAGGGGATGTTCGACGGCCGGATGGACGAGGTGCGCATTTACGATCGGACCCTGTCGGCGAACGAAGTGGAGCAGTTGGCCGTCTACCATCCCATCCGGGCCATCCTGCGGGAACCGGAAGAGGATCGGACCGAACAGAAGCAGGAGGATCTGCTCCGGTTTTACCTGGATAGAGACGCTCCCGCCCTCTATCGTCAACTGCACCGGGAGCAGGAGGAGCTTCGCAGGAACGAGCAGAAGCTGCAGGCGGCCGTCCCCACCATCATGGTGATGGAGGAGATGGAAGAACCGCGGGACACGATGGTCCTGGATCGGGGTGACTACCGCAATAGCGGGGAGAAGGTCGAGCCGGGTGTTCCTGCCGCGCTATCGCCATTCCCGCAGGATGCGCCTCCCAACCGCCTGGGCCTGGCCCGCTGGCTGGTCGGCCCGGACCACCCGTTGACGGCGCGAGTCACGGTGAACCGGTTCTGGCAGATGTACTACGGCAACGGCTTCGTCAAATCGGCGGAGAACTTCGGCTCCCAGGGAGATCAACCCAGCCACCCGGAACTTCTGGACTGGCTGTCCACCGAGTTCGTCGGCTCAGGATGGGACGTGAAGGGCCTGCAACGGCTCCTGGTCACGTCCGCCACCTACCGCCAGAGTTCCCGCGTCACGGCGGAGCTGCTGGAGAGGGACCCGGAAAACCGGCTGCTGGCGCGGGCCTCCCGCTTTCGGTTGCCGGCCGAGCTGGTTCGTGACAACGCCCTGAGAGTCAGCGGCCTTCTGGTGAACACGATCGGTGGACCCAGCGTCTATCCATACCAGCCCCCCGGACTGTGGAAGGAGATGGCCTACGGCGAGAAGTACACGGCCCAGGAATATGTTCAGGGAGAGGGACCGGACCTCTACCGCCGTGGCCTCTACACCTTCTGGAAGCGGACGATTCCTCCGCCCACGTTGATGGCATTCGACGCCCCCGACCGGGAAACCTGCACCATGCGGCGGCCGCGGACCAACACTCCGTTGCAGGCGCTGATCCTGCTGAACGACCCGACTTACGTGGAGGCGGCCCGATCCCTGGCCCAACGCACTCTGAAGGGAACGGCCTCGGACACGGAGGATCGGATCCGCCTCGCTTTCCGTCTGGCGACGGGACGGGCGCCCGACCCGCGAGAGGCCCCGATCCTGGACCGGATCCTCCAACAGCAGCGAAGCTACTACAGGTCCGATCCCGAGGCGGCCCGGCGTCTGATCGAGGTGGGCGAATCCCCGTTCGATCCGAGCCTGGACCCGGTGGAGTTGGCCGCGTGGACCACCGTGACCGGCAGCATTCTGAACCTGGACGAAACCATTACCCGGGAGTGA
- a CDS encoding Gfo/Idh/MocA family oxidoreductase, with the protein MKSVARREFLTALAGTTAAGAFAAPALKASRASLNDQISVGLIGTGGMGRGHLRNLLLRDDVHIAAVCDVDDAVLEQVSGRVQEANRKKPRLVKDYRRLLDDTSIHAVVVATPHHWHIPIAIPVLQSGKDLYVEKPASHVFREGRLLVEAARKYDRIVQHGTQMRSTSVTLRAAEVLKSGLLGEIKMTKAWNVQRGNALEPKPDGPVPDGVDYDRWLGPAPKRPFNPNRFHRSWRVYRDYGNGDMGDDGAHDIDMARWALGVTTHPVRITAHGSTIDLEGEREYPDNMTVALQYAEGKVLLYEDRLWTPYGLHGYDNGNAFYGTEGYMIFSRRGHFQVYMGRKEEKGPGITGREYAQNSKAHLANFLESVKTRKPPNAPADVAHLSCGVIHLAEIAYRVGRVLEFDPETETFPHDSEANAMLTKPYREPWTLPERI; encoded by the coding sequence ATGAAATCCGTAGCTCGAAGAGAATTCCTCACCGCCTTGGCCGGAACCACGGCTGCCGGCGCGTTTGCCGCGCCGGCCCTGAAGGCCTCCCGGGCATCGTTGAACGATCAGATATCCGTGGGCCTCATCGGGACCGGCGGCATGGGACGCGGCCACCTGAGAAACCTTCTCCTCAGGGATGACGTCCATATCGCCGCTGTCTGCGACGTGGACGACGCGGTTCTGGAACAGGTGTCCGGAAGGGTCCAGGAGGCAAATCGCAAGAAACCGCGGCTGGTGAAGGACTACCGGCGGCTCCTGGACGACACCTCCATCCACGCCGTGGTGGTGGCCACGCCCCATCATTGGCACATACCCATCGCCATCCCGGTCCTGCAATCGGGCAAGGACCTCTACGTGGAGAAACCCGCATCTCACGTCTTCCGGGAAGGCCGGCTTCTGGTCGAGGCCGCCCGGAAGTACGACCGGATCGTCCAGCATGGGACCCAGATGCGCTCCACCAGCGTGACGCTGCGGGCCGCGGAGGTCCTGAAGTCGGGACTGCTGGGGGAGATCAAGATGACCAAGGCCTGGAACGTTCAGCGCGGCAACGCCCTGGAGCCCAAGCCCGACGGTCCCGTCCCCGACGGGGTGGACTACGACCGGTGGTTGGGACCGGCGCCCAAGCGTCCCTTCAACCCCAATCGCTTCCACCGGAGTTGGCGCGTCTACCGGGACTATGGGAACGGAGACATGGGGGACGACGGCGCCCACGACATCGACATGGCGCGCTGGGCCCTGGGGGTGACGACCCATCCGGTGCGGATCACGGCCCACGGCAGCACCATCGATCTGGAAGGGGAACGGGAGTACCCGGACAACATGACAGTGGCCCTCCAGTACGCGGAAGGGAAGGTGCTGCTCTACGAGGATCGGTTGTGGACCCCCTATGGGCTCCATGGATACGACAACGGCAACGCCTTTTACGGGACGGAGGGATACATGATCTTCTCCCGCCGCGGCCACTTCCAGGTCTACATGGGCCGCAAGGAGGAGAAGGGACCAGGCATCACGGGACGGGAGTACGCCCAGAATTCGAAGGCCCACTTGGCCAACTTCCTGGAATCCGTCAAGACCCGGAAGCCGCCCAATGCTCCGGCCGACGTCGCCCATCTCAGTTGCGGCGTCATTCACCTGGCCGAGATCGCGTACCGGGTCGGTCGGGTCCTGGAGTTCGACCCCGAGACCGAGACCTTCCCGCACGACTCGGAAGCGAATGCCATGCTCACCAAACCGTACCGGGAGCCTTGGACGCTGCCGGAGAGGATCTGA
- a CDS encoding Gfo/Idh/MocA family oxidoreductase, with translation MARIARRQFLSHTAAVAGVAAMEARAAAAAASHPIGAAIIGTSHPHAVGHLRTLRQSSNYEVLGVAEPDPELRARAGKSPRWEGVPWTNVEQILRDDRVRMVCIETDPLEALRYSHRVIVANKHLKIDKPPGADLTALQRLFQEAGRRNLLIQMGYVYRYNPAFRLAHRAIREGWLGRIRSAVCQMNDTLSPAGRRRLDTYPGGQMFEICGHMIDALIWLLGAPNRVSPVLRHSDPVPDQLEDDVLATFEFDLAVAVVKSHSLNGNRYFYVFGEEGSIQIDSPDRPRVRLALSRPHGEFGAGVHDVPVGPSARYLPDVDDLAGAIREGRGVEFFTPEHDLAVQRALLQASGVDV, from the coding sequence ATGGCCAGGATCGCAAGACGTCAGTTCCTCTCTCACACGGCCGCGGTGGCCGGTGTAGCGGCCATGGAGGCGCGGGCCGCGGCGGCGGCGGCGTCCCACCCCATCGGCGCCGCCATCATCGGAACCAGCCATCCCCACGCCGTGGGCCACCTGCGGACGCTTCGCCAGTCCTCCAACTACGAAGTGCTGGGCGTGGCGGAGCCCGATCCGGAGCTGCGCGCCCGGGCCGGGAAGAGTCCCCGCTGGGAAGGCGTTCCCTGGACCAACGTCGAGCAGATCCTGAGAGACGACCGGGTTCGGATGGTCTGCATCGAAACCGATCCGTTGGAGGCCTTGCGCTACTCCCACCGGGTGATCGTGGCCAACAAGCACCTGAAGATCGACAAGCCGCCGGGGGCCGACCTGACGGCCCTGCAGCGCCTCTTCCAGGAAGCCGGACGCCGGAACCTGCTGATTCAGATGGGGTACGTGTATCGCTACAATCCTGCTTTCCGCCTGGCTCATCGGGCCATCCGGGAGGGGTGGCTGGGCCGGATTCGATCCGCGGTCTGTCAGATGAACGACACCTTGAGCCCGGCCGGGCGGCGGCGCCTGGACACCTACCCCGGCGGCCAGATGTTCGAGATCTGCGGACACATGATCGACGCCCTGATCTGGCTCCTCGGCGCCCCCAACCGCGTGAGTCCGGTGCTGCGCCACAGCGACCCGGTCCCGGACCAGTTGGAGGACGACGTGCTGGCCACCTTTGAGTTCGACCTCGCTGTGGCCGTGGTCAAGAGCCACAGCCTCAACGGGAACCGTTATTTCTACGTCTTCGGAGAGGAAGGCTCCATCCAGATCGACTCTCCCGACCGGCCCAGGGTGAGACTGGCCCTGAGCCGTCCCCACGGCGAGTTCGGCGCCGGGGTCCACGACGTACCGGTGGGGCCTTCGGCGCGTTATCTGCCCGACGTGGACGATCTGGCCGGCGCCATCCGCGAAGGCAGAGGGGTCGAATTCTTCACGCCGGAGCACGATCTTGCGGTGCAACGGGCCCTGCTGCAGGCGTCCGGCGTCGACGTCTGA